TAAGCACAGATGCATCCATGGCCCTTGACCCCAATTTTTATGGTGATTGAATTGTATAATTAGAATTAGTATGATTCAACTTGTGGTTTTTAACTTGACGTGAGATTTATACTCTCAATATGCCTCTTCGTGTGTAACGaatttttaaacttaatatgtGAACGACACAGATCGAATAATGTAAAGCAAGTGCAACTGTTGTGTTTCACATGCAAGACAACTAAGAATATATCTGAAAAAAGTGATGTTTTACCacaaaactaattaataatatgaaaaataaccTAATTATATATTGTTTTCCTCAACGTGGGACTTGAACAAATGATAATGCCTGCCAGTGCGAGTGTGATGTACGGCACGCAAAGAGATTAAAAATTGGCAATTTGGCATAGGTGCAACATTTGACGTTCCTTACGACGTCGAGAACGTACACAGGAAAGCAACACAACCGCGGAACAAAACAGAACAAAACGCGGTCATGGTCCAAACAACTGGCCGGACCACGGACCACCACCCATTCAATCCCTCCAGTACTCGATATCCtaattcattttcttcctcTCAAGTTTACATCACACACTTTATCTTACTTATATATATTCACGCAAGTAATCAAAATCAATAACTTTCTCACcaaacagaaaaaagaaaagaaaaaccctaattaggACACAAAAGGAATTAAACTATTTGATTTCACATAGGAGGATGGTGATGATGGAAGGCTGGTCTCAAACTACCATATCTCCTTTGCTTCCCCGCAGCCTCATAGCCTCCCTCTTTATCTTCGCAGACAAATCCTTCGTAAACTTGTCTCAGAAATCTAAACTCCTCCAACTCCTTCGCTATACTTTCGTCacttccttcctcttcctcctccgttTGCTTCCTCCTCTAAACCCTAACAATAACCAACCCTACAAGCCTCCCAACAAGAATGCTAGTAATCACACTAGTGATCATTATGATTATACGCCCGCCTCATTCAGCGGCGGTGCTACTATTACTGGCGGCGGCGACTCCGCTATCGCTCGAGCACTATCGCAGCTCTTGTCCCTCGTCAACGACATCCCCGTAAGCTCCCGCAAGTACCAAGTTGTTCGCTCTTTAGCGGAGAACCTCATCGACGACAACCACAAAGAGGGCGTAGAGGCTTTACGTCAAGTCAACCGTACGGTTCTATCCGCGGCTTTTTCCACCACTCTGAGCCAGCTTGAAGCTGCCGCCATTCTCGAACAACAAGGAGAAGTGCTGCGTGGTGATGGCGTCGATTTGTTGGGAAACGCTCGGCCGGTGGAGTACCGGTGGAGCCCTGTTCTACGGGTGGTTCGATCGATACGGGACGTGTCGTGGATAAGGGAGACGAGGGCGAGCGGGACGAGAAGCTCGGCGGAGAAACTGGCGGCTGAGGTGCTTTGGCTGGCTGAGAAGCTGGCAGCTTGTGACTCGGCTGATGAAGCAGTGCGGAGATGGGCCGCTGCCTTTAATTTGGCTCGTCTCTCTCTTTCGGTTGAGCCGCGCTTACAAGCATCCTTGGTGAAGACTTCGggtaagtttttatttatttatttcttttatttcaaattaacgaattttttttctcaaagtaaaatcgaaaaaaaaaaaaaaaagactcagataaaaattaaaaattaaataattgtaGAAATTAAGTCTAATACTAAACACTCGTAGCAGTGCATTATTAAAGTTTTTACATTCAACAATAAAGAGCACGACTTGATAATATCGTATTTTGTGAAGGATAATGTAGCTatgttttggtttaaatttattaataattagttttgtttaggcttttatttttaacttattttttcaaaaaaaaaaagttgaagaataaagagcaacacaaaattgaagaaaataagaGTAACACTTGTcccatatatcatatatatctTTACGAATTATTGTATAGGGGTGATATATTCCTATGCATGGTTTAATATTCCTTTgactattaatattttattttcatggtTTTCTACTGGCGTGACGGCACCAAAATTTGGATATCTCTTCTTTTTGCTTTATATTTGTCGTTATTGGTGATTGAGATCACATCTAAATTAGGCGTGGTGGCTGGAAACTTCATGACGAATATAATTATGCATGGCTCCAATTATTTGACTTTTCAATTTGTGaagttaacaattttttttaatattaatttaggggtgtgatatccacacaccccattttacttctcacacacctttctaatttttggccatcggatcggatgaattaaagaagatcaacggacaaaaattaacaagaagtgtgtgagaagtaatttgggatgtgtggatagtaCATCCCTTAATTTATTGCTATTTATAAACCAAAATGACATTGGTTTTGAATTAAGGTGAGTGTGGAATCAAATTCAGTATTCTGAGTGTAACGGTGAATACTTTTAAGATTTATTTTTGAGTAATGCTAtttataccatgtttttataccacattctataccaccttaggtggcatctgatgtggacaaccacatcatttgaaaaatttgcaaaacccaaggaaatgaaggagaaagactcttcgtataccacaatcatca
This genomic stretch from Pyrus communis chromosome 2, drPyrComm1.1, whole genome shotgun sequence harbors:
- the LOC137726446 gene encoding uncharacterized protein, giving the protein MVMMEGWSQTTISPLLPRSLIASLFIFADKSFVNLSQKSKLLQLLRYTFVTSFLFLLRLLPPLNPNNNQPYKPPNKNASNHTSDHYDYTPASFSGGATITGGGDSAIARALSQLLSLVNDIPVSSRKYQVVRSLAENLIDDNHKEGVEALRQVNRTVLSAAFSTTLSQLEAAAILEQQGEVLRGDGVDLLGNARPVEYRWSPVLRVVRSIRDVSWIRETRASGTRSSAEKLAAEVLWLAEKLAACDSADEAVRRWAAAFNLARLSLSVEPRLQASLVKTSALLFKHAKQLGKDEADDGIKKEQHKQTKMQMLMSWLPLLCRASNGTDVPVLSIAERTELERVLEETIEMLEDEENQEKVLSLWLHHFTHSSFSDWPNLHASYARWCNTSRKLLLHHHA